From a single Halobacteriovorax sp. DA5 genomic region:
- a CDS encoding penicillin-binding transpeptidase domain-containing protein — translation MSDNNLKNRLKVIYVIFTIAFVAILVKAFRIQVVDRGHLLSQSKKQFFRERKVFPRRGHIYDRNGNPLAINIRTYSIFTIPKNISDKKVYEKLKAILPEMELEGIAEKALERNRFTWITRKSKLTEEQVAAIKKLKGIYIEEIPKRIYPNHELAAQTLGFVGLDNNGLAGIEHRFDKELRGEPQIIKYFKDNKGRPVRYVSQNIPTERANDVYLSIDKEVQAVAEKAIKEAVENVDAKRGGVGVMDAETGEIIAMANYPTFDPNDVGDSKSSDRKLAFISDPFEPGSTLKVLTLASALENKVVRPDTNYYCEQGRLKVEDHIIKEAESRKKFEWLSVEEILMYSSNIGTTKIAFDLTFPKLKKTLNEFKIGEKTGIELPAESRGIFTDDKNVSPLSLSNISFGQGVATTGIQMLAAFAAISNDGVYVQPTILKVDDPKKVKSKRVLPPEIAKSITDMMVNTVERGTARKGRIPYFKIAAKTSTAQRADNNGRYTGYIPGFLGFPVGVKKKFVVYSYVDKPARGKSYYGNSVAGPVFRKVTEYLLYKNKEFEGLAENEAYKNDIAFDSVKRVQSAKRYTGRGTVPNFVGLDKKSAMALAQKLEIDLSHIGVGVVKEQTPEAGSTRDGEVIVKLKYAPPTYE, via the coding sequence GTGAGTGATAATAATTTAAAGAACAGATTAAAAGTTATATACGTAATTTTCACAATTGCATTTGTTGCTATACTTGTGAAAGCATTTCGTATTCAAGTAGTCGATCGCGGACATTTATTATCACAATCTAAGAAGCAGTTCTTTAGAGAGAGAAAAGTCTTTCCTAGACGTGGCCATATTTATGATCGTAATGGAAATCCTCTTGCTATCAATATTAGAACATATTCTATCTTCACAATTCCTAAGAATATTTCAGATAAGAAAGTTTATGAAAAATTGAAGGCCATTCTACCTGAAATGGAATTAGAGGGCATAGCTGAGAAAGCTCTTGAGAGAAATCGTTTTACTTGGATTACCAGAAAATCTAAGTTAACAGAAGAGCAGGTTGCCGCGATTAAAAAACTTAAGGGTATTTATATTGAAGAGATACCAAAGAGGATTTATCCAAACCATGAGTTAGCTGCTCAAACACTAGGTTTTGTTGGATTAGACAATAATGGGCTTGCTGGTATTGAGCACCGATTTGATAAAGAACTTAGAGGTGAGCCACAAATTATTAAATACTTTAAGGATAATAAAGGTCGTCCAGTAAGATATGTAAGTCAAAATATCCCAACGGAAAGAGCAAACGATGTTTATCTTTCGATCGATAAAGAAGTTCAAGCGGTTGCTGAAAAGGCCATTAAAGAAGCCGTAGAGAATGTTGATGCGAAACGTGGTGGTGTTGGTGTAATGGATGCCGAAACAGGTGAAATCATTGCAATGGCCAATTATCCTACATTTGATCCTAATGATGTTGGTGACTCAAAAAGTAGTGATCGTAAATTGGCGTTTATTAGTGATCCGTTTGAACCTGGTTCAACACTTAAAGTTCTAACATTAGCTTCTGCCTTAGAAAATAAGGTTGTTCGTCCCGATACTAATTACTACTGCGAACAAGGCCGTTTAAAAGTTGAAGATCATATTATTAAAGAAGCTGAATCAAGAAAGAAATTTGAATGGCTTTCTGTCGAAGAAATTCTTATGTATTCATCTAATATTGGAACAACTAAAATTGCCTTTGATTTAACATTTCCAAAATTAAAGAAAACTCTAAATGAATTCAAAATAGGTGAGAAGACAGGAATTGAACTTCCTGCTGAGTCACGTGGAATTTTTACAGACGATAAAAATGTATCGCCTCTGTCATTAAGTAATATCAGTTTCGGACAAGGCGTTGCTACAACTGGAATTCAAATGCTTGCAGCCTTTGCAGCAATTTCAAATGACGGTGTTTATGTTCAACCTACAATTTTAAAAGTTGATGACCCGAAGAAAGTTAAGTCAAAAAGAGTTCTACCACCAGAGATTGCAAAATCTATAACAGATATGATGGTAAATACTGTTGAGAGAGGAACTGCGAGAAAAGGAAGAATTCCTTATTTTAAAATTGCTGCAAAAACGTCAACAGCACAAAGAGCTGATAATAACGGCCGTTATACTGGTTATATTCCTGGATTTCTAGGCTTTCCAGTAGGAGTTAAGAAGAAGTTTGTCGTTTACTCATATGTTGATAAACCAGCGCGTGGTAAATCATATTATGGAAACTCTGTCGCAGGACCGGTCTTTAGAAAAGTAACTGAATACCTACTTTACAAAAATAAAGAATTTGAAGGTCTAGCTGAGAATGAAGCTTATAAGAACGATATTGCATTCGACTCTGTAAAGAGGGTTCAATCAGCTAAGCGCTATACTGGACGTGGCACAGTTCCAAATTTTGTGGGCCTTGATAAAAAGTCTGCAATGGCACTGGCGCAAAAGTTAGAAATCGACTTAAGTCATATCGGAGTTGGTGTTGTTAAGGAACAAACACCTGAAGCCGGAAGTACTCGCGATGGAGAAGTCATTGTAAAGCTTAAGTACGCACCACCAACATATGAATAA
- the rsmH gene encoding 16S rRNA (cytosine(1402)-N(4))-methyltransferase RsmH encodes MVDEYKEHYSVLKKECLDYLYLDSEEHDQLLFADCTFGAGGHSLAIVKRDIKAKLISFDQDPDALKNGRELIKKNGVEDRLFLHDSNFCHFENIVMGNHADLVKENGGLNGVLLDLGVSSHHFDEGSRGFSFRVDAPLDMRMDYDNDSIQTAKDIINRYSAQDLANLFRDYGEEKYAWRIAERIVLERDKNGPINTTFQLAELIKDCYPKKLQFGRIHPATKCFQALRIEVNRELDVITDVINQVLPLLKIGGRILIISFHSLEDRIVKKLFKDYEKNGLGEMLFENEVKKPIIPSDEEIAENSRSRSAKLRILKRVVSKKSKNKYEKFSKIENE; translated from the coding sequence ATGGTTGATGAATATAAAGAGCACTATTCGGTCTTAAAAAAAGAATGTCTCGACTATCTTTATTTAGATAGTGAAGAACATGATCAATTACTTTTTGCTGATTGCACATTTGGGGCCGGAGGCCACTCACTAGCAATTGTAAAAAGAGATATTAAGGCCAAGTTAATTTCTTTCGACCAAGATCCTGATGCGTTAAAAAATGGACGTGAATTAATTAAGAAAAACGGTGTTGAGGACAGACTCTTCTTACACGATTCAAACTTTTGTCATTTTGAAAATATTGTCATGGGCAACCATGCTGATCTCGTAAAAGAAAATGGCGGACTCAATGGTGTCCTTCTTGATTTAGGTGTTTCTTCTCACCATTTTGATGAAGGCTCACGTGGTTTTTCTTTTCGTGTTGATGCGCCGCTTGATATGCGAATGGATTACGATAATGACAGTATTCAAACCGCTAAAGATATTATCAATCGATACTCTGCCCAAGACTTAGCAAATCTTTTTAGAGATTATGGTGAGGAAAAATACGCTTGGAGAATCGCTGAGCGAATTGTCCTTGAAAGGGATAAGAATGGCCCGATTAATACAACTTTTCAGTTAGCAGAATTGATTAAAGATTGTTATCCGAAGAAATTACAATTTGGTCGAATCCATCCAGCAACAAAATGTTTTCAAGCGTTAAGAATCGAAGTTAATCGCGAGCTTGATGTAATAACCGATGTAATTAATCAGGTGCTACCATTATTAAAGATTGGTGGTAGAATATTAATTATAAGTTTTCATTCATTAGAAGATAGAATAGTGAAGAAACTTTTTAAAGATTATGAAAAAAATGGACTTGGAGAAATGCTTTTTGAAAATGAAGTTAAAAAGCCAATTATCCCAAGTGATGAAGAGATTGCTGAAAACTCTCGATCAAGAAGTGCTAAGCTTAGAATTCTTAAAAGAGTCGTGAGTAAGAAATCGAAGAATAAATACGAAAAGTTTTCAAAGATTGAAAATGAGTAA
- a CDS encoding triacylglycerol lipase yields MRDTDLILNKYIESKVLDFKNRVNAYNARKNYSKSFLNSAKELTKSDLLERFNLVKNNLSPNEALKLMRNLVTSSAWISFSTARYIHSLTNFKSFDNKFDFDKVNYRFFNDLKARKPIELTDEEIFKIIYNEVEYAKYHPTYISNLDEPKTDITIVLVPGVFNELFSTPSFERACQHLKMNYNIKYYTPEVNGFDNCLKNSKSLRDQISQYVSEHPDEKLWLVAFSKGGLDSLHYLTEYSKEQDSIIGLSTIASPILGSNSFNKKFIKTLNLIHNFSDSKLYQLIDGKKDILAKEMQKSLSSTFRRPWMRNNHEKLNPNLFYTSIGFSSKWYESHLWMMLMKMFIRSKNDNDGVVDTESSLFPYYFERGIKLGILDGHHLIGRRSSFYCQEALIEAHIHFLKYKGLLF; encoded by the coding sequence ATGAGAGATACTGATTTAATTTTAAATAAATATATTGAATCAAAAGTTTTAGATTTTAAGAATCGTGTTAACGCATATAACGCTAGAAAAAATTATTCTAAAAGCTTCTTAAACTCTGCAAAAGAATTAACTAAATCAGATCTACTTGAAAGATTTAATTTAGTTAAGAATAATCTCTCACCTAATGAAGCACTTAAGCTTATGCGAAATCTTGTTACCTCAAGTGCTTGGATTAGCTTTTCAACTGCTCGTTATATTCATTCACTGACTAACTTCAAAAGCTTTGATAATAAATTTGATTTTGATAAGGTCAATTATCGTTTCTTCAACGATTTAAAGGCACGTAAACCGATAGAACTTACAGATGAAGAAATCTTTAAAATAATCTACAACGAAGTAGAATATGCAAAGTATCATCCGACATATATTTCTAACCTAGACGAGCCAAAGACAGATATTACTATTGTTCTAGTTCCAGGAGTATTCAATGAGTTATTCTCTACTCCTTCATTCGAGAGAGCATGTCAGCACCTGAAAATGAATTATAATATTAAGTATTATACTCCAGAAGTTAACGGTTTTGATAATTGCTTAAAAAACTCTAAGTCACTGCGTGATCAAATCTCTCAATATGTAAGTGAACATCCAGATGAAAAGTTGTGGTTAGTGGCATTTTCTAAAGGTGGACTAGACTCTCTTCATTACTTAACAGAATATAGTAAAGAACAAGACTCGATTATAGGACTTTCTACAATTGCTTCTCCTATCTTGGGATCAAATTCATTTAATAAGAAATTTATTAAAACGCTGAATCTTATTCATAATTTCTCTGATTCAAAACTCTATCAACTCATTGATGGTAAAAAAGATATTTTAGCAAAAGAAATGCAAAAATCTCTCTCTTCAACTTTTCGAAGGCCATGGATGAGAAATAATCACGAAAAACTAAATCCAAATTTATTTTATACATCGATTGGATTTTCTTCAAAGTGGTACGAGAGTCATCTATGGATGATGTTAATGAAAATGTTCATTAGAAGTAAAAATGACAATGACGGAGTTGTTGATACGGAAAGCTCTTTATTTCCCTACTACTTTGAACGAGGAATTAAGCTAGGTATCCTTGATGGCCACCACCTCATTGGGAGAAGATCATCTTTCTACTGCCAAGAGGCACTAATCGAAGCTCATATTCACTTTTTAAAATATAAAGGGCTACTCTTTTAA
- a CDS encoding ATP/GTP-binding protein encodes MSFVNYNTKEINCKIVYYGPGLGGKTTNIQYIYQKTAGGNKGEMVSLDSENERTIFFDFLPLDLGEIRGFKTRFHLYTVPGQVFYESSRKLILRGVDGVIFVADSQLERMEANIESLKSLEANLTEQGYDIDQIPIVFQWNKRDLPNVTPVEDMNQTLNADERPAFDAVAVKGVGVFETLKVMSKLVLMNLKGGLKE; translated from the coding sequence ATGTCTTTTGTAAATTACAATACGAAGGAAATTAATTGTAAGATCGTTTATTACGGGCCAGGTCTTGGCGGTAAGACAACGAATATCCAATACATATATCAGAAAACTGCTGGTGGAAATAAAGGTGAGATGGTTTCTCTCGATTCTGAAAATGAGAGAACAATCTTCTTTGATTTCCTACCACTTGATCTAGGTGAGATAAGAGGATTTAAAACTCGCTTTCACTTATATACAGTTCCTGGTCAAGTTTTCTATGAATCTTCACGTAAGTTAATTCTTCGTGGTGTTGATGGTGTGATCTTTGTAGCAGATTCTCAACTAGAGAGAATGGAAGCTAATATTGAATCATTAAAAAGTCTTGAAGCGAATTTAACTGAACAGGGTTACGATATTGATCAAATTCCAATTGTTTTTCAATGGAATAAGAGAGATCTACCAAACGTAACACCAGTAGAAGATATGAATCAAACACTCAATGCCGATGAAAGGCCAGCATTTGATGCTGTTGCAGTTAAGGGTGTGGGTGTCTTTGAAACCCTAAAAGTAATGTCAAAATTAGTACTAATGAATTTAAAGGGCGGCTTAAAAGAGTAG